The sequence TTAAAATTATAATAAGTGAGACTTTTAGGGATAATCTTATAAGTCAAAAGGGAAACAACCCAGACCATTAACTAAGATAAGAATATAACGAAAGTTTGAAAGGAAGTAGAGTTGTTACGTATACAACCAGAAGGTTAGCTTAGAAGCAGTTTTCCTTTAAAAAGTGCGTAAAAGCTTACTGGTAAAGTAATTCTGCACCTACAATGAATAACAAAATATTTTTTTATCGAAGTAATGGGATCTATATATAATAGATCGGTAGGGGAGCGTTCTACAATAAAATAAAGCAAAGTTATTAAATTTTGTGAATAAAGTAGAAGTGAGAATGTCGGTTTAAGTAACGTTAAATATTAAGAAGAATCTAATACCTCAAAAACTCAAAAGGTTCCTATGGAAGGGCATACCGCATAGGGTTAGTCGGGGCCTAAGGCAAGAAATTTATTGTAATTGATGGGAATCAAGTTAATATTCTTGAACCATATTTATATTACTGCTATACAAGTAGTGACCAAAATTTAAGTTTTAAGCAATATAATAAATGATTTTTTGCTTAATAATAAAGATTTTTGCTAGAAAAATGATACTGTATAATTATAAATATGCCCGTACTGAAACTGACACAAGTGAGTAAGTATTATAATGTACTAAGAGGACGAAACAATTTTCTTTAAGGAACTCGGCAAAACAATCCTGTAACTTAGGGATAAAGGATGCCTAAAAGGCTGCAATTAAAAAGTTCAAGCGACTGTTTATCAAAAACACAGGTATCCGCAAAGTGTAATTACGAAGTAAGGGTACTGACACCTGCCCAGTGCTAGTAAGTTAAAAAAAATTTTTATGTACTACAAATAATTTTTTTATAAGCTCTagtaaacggcggctgtaaCTATAACGGTCCTAAGGTAGCGAAATTCATTGTCGGGTAAGTTCCGACCCGCACGAAAGGTGTAACGACTTGAACACTGTCTTTAAGAAAATTTCGGTGAAATAGAAATGTTTGTAAAGATACAGACTTTTTACATCAGGACAGAAAGACCCTATGAAGCTTTACTGCAATTTGATATTGAAATTAAATTTTATTTAAATAGTGTAAGTGGGAAGTTAGTTATTACTATCAATGAAACACCACTTTTATAAACTTTAATTTCTAACTATAATTTTTTTATCATATTATATAAAAATTTCAAAAAGGTAGTTTGACTGGGGCGGTTGCCTCCTAAAGAGTAACGGAGGTGCACAAAGGTCTTTTATTTTAATAATAATAAAATATTAAAATTAATAAATGTAAAGGTTGAATATTAAAAAGGCTTGATTGTGAGAGTAACTACTTAAACAAGGACGAAAGTCGGTCTTAATGATCCGGCAAATCTAAGTGGTAGGGTTGCCGCTTAACGGATAAAAGTTACTCTAGGGATAACAGGCTGATCTCTCCCGATAGTCCATATTGACGGGGAGGTTTGGCACCTCGATGTCGGCTCGTCGCATCCTGAGGCTGTAGCAGGTCTCAAGGGTTGGTCTGTTCGCCCATTAAAGCGGCACGTGAGCTGGGTTCAGAACGTCGTGAGACAGTTCGGTCCGTATCCGATGTAAACGTAAGAATATTGTAAAGTATTTCCTTTAGTACGAGAGGACCAAGGAAATTAAACCTATAGTAGTTCAGTTATTTTATCAAAAGTATTTTACTGAATAGCTAAGTTTAATAAAAATAACTACTGAAAGCATATAAGTAGGAAAAAACTTTAAGATTAATATTCTATTCATATAAATGAGTAAGAATTTAAATAGAACATTTATTAAAAAGAAAAATTGTGTAAGAATAGTAATATTTTTAGCAAATTTTTGCTAATAATTCGAGGATAAATTTTTTTTGCTGATGTAGCTCAACGGTAGAGCCGCTGATTTGTAATCAGGAGGTTATGGGTTCGAATCCCTTTATCAGttgattttttttttttaaaTATAATAAAATTTTGATGAAAATGGAAAAAACTTTTAAAGCAAAACTTAAAAAATTACAATATTTTAAGCTTACTTTTTTACCTGGTTTTTGTACTAAACTATTAAAAAAAGAATTAGTGTTTACGAAAAAAGGAAAATTGTCTGCTTTTTTAACTAAATTACTAGAAAAACAAAAATTAAAGTATAATTATGGGCTTAAAGAAAATCAAATTAAAAAATATTTTAAATATATTAAATTATTAATATTAAATAATTAATGAAACTATATAAATATTTATACAATAAATATACTAATAATGAAAATACATTTAATACAATAAGATTAATAGGAGGTTTAAATATTAATATAACTAATAAATTAATTTTTAAACAAGATAATTTTATTTTTTTATATGTATTTAGATTAAATGCTTTACTTACTTTAAATAAGTTTAAACAACCAGATTGGTGTTTTTATGAATTACCTGAGTTTGCTTTTGATGATATTTCTTATTATTCAATTCTTTTAAATACTTCTGTTGATCGACATAAATTAATTTTATCTGATTTAGGGTTAGATTTTAAATTTTCAGAAAATTTAATTTTAGATGTAATTTTTGATAGTGTATCATTATTAAATTTTACTACTTTCTTTTTAATTAAAATGGGATTATTTTTTCTATCCTTTTTTCAAAGTATATTATTTTATTCTTATTTAATTTTTTCATATTTAGGGTCTATTGTTAATAATAATGATAATTTTTTTTTCAACTATAAATTCTATTATATTTAATGAAGGGTCTTTTTGTTATATAATGAAAGATTTAAAATCTAATATACATTTAACAACTTATTTTAGAACTCATTCTGAAAATTTTGCTCAATTTGAAAGAACATTAATAATTTTATCGGAAAATTCTAATTTAATTTATTTTGAAGGTTGTTCTGCTCCTATGTTTTTAGAATCTCAATTACATATTGCTGTAGTTGAATTATTTTTAAAAACAAAAAGCTAAATTAAAATATTCTACAATTCAAAATTGATATAGAGGAAATCAGTTAGGAGAAGGAGGATTATATAATTTTACAACTAAACGAGGGTTTTGTATGGATAAAAGTTTTTTAAATTGGGTACAGATTGAAATGGGATCAATAATAACTTGAAAATATCCTTCTACATATTTAATAGGAAAAAAATCATTTAGTaatttttttttctttaGCAATGCTTTCTGATTGTCAAGTGTCTGATACTGGTACTAAAATGTTACATATTGGAAATAATACAAAAAGTTTTATTTTATCTAAAAGTCTTTCTTTTAATTCTTCTTTTTATATTTATAGAGGGTTGGTTTCAATTTTTAAAAACAGCTTTTAATAGTTATAATTATACAGAATGTAATTCTTTATTAATAGGATTAAACGCATTTACAGTAACAATTCCTTATATTGTTATTAATAATCCTTTAGTTTATATTAATCAAGAAGCTACAATATCTAAATTAGAATTAAATTTTTTATTTTTTTTATTACATAGAGGGTTAAATTTAAAATCTACTTTAATGATTTTAATTTATGGCTATTGTTATAATATATGCTCTAAAGTTCCTTTTGAATTAGAATTAGAAGTTCCTTTATTAATTGTATCAAGAGCACAAAAATTATTTTATTAATTTATTTAATTAAATAAAGTTTTTTAAAAATATGGCTTTTAAAATAAAAACTTTTTTTTCAATTAAATCACATAAAGTTTTTTATACTGATTTTTATTTTTTTtttaaaaaaaaaaattAATTGTATTAATAAAAAATATTTTTCCAGAATATTTTAATTTTAATTATAAATATAAAAATTGAAATTTAATTTGTCTTACTGACTTATTATATTTTAAAGTTAATAATACACAATTTTTAGATAATATTCAATATATTAACTCATTAATAAAAATTTTTTTACCATTAAAATTTCAAAATTTAAAAACAAATAAAACTTTTATTAAAAATTTATTAATTTTTGAATTACCTAA is a genomic window of Besnoitia besnoiti strain Bb-Ger1 chromosome Unknown contig00025, whole genome shotgun sequence containing:
- a CDS encoding uncharacterized protein (encoded by transcript BESB_042720) — protein: MLSVVIFIKLSYSDATSRHRGAKPPRQYGLSGEISLLSLDLYLYKHFYFTEIFLKTVFKSLHLSCGSELTRQ
- a CDS encoding ribosomal protein S4 (encoded by transcript BESB_042730), which produces MEKTFKAKLKKLQYFKLTFLPGFCTKLLKKELVFTKKGKLSAFLTKLLEKQKLKYNYGLKENQIKKYFKYIKLLILNN